In Rattus norvegicus strain BN/NHsdMcwi chromosome 3, GRCr8, whole genome shotgun sequence, a genomic segment contains:
- the LOC102555817 gene encoding uncharacterized protein LOC102555817 isoform X3: MMWHLVTRPESRIFHYRPFSRKKTARMNVREEMHQEIPSRAQSVTINARKDESYLKKYSHLWTDGKIEFMKQCLLHGRFLGAEAPELHAGCLGTHNLLDSAF; this comes from the exons ATGATGTGGCATTTGGTGACCAGGCCTGAATCTAGGATCTTCCACTACCGCCCCTTTTCCA GAAAGAAGACGGCTCGGATGAATGTGCGGGAGGAAATGCACCAGGAAATCCCAAGCAGGGCGCAATCAGTCACCATTAATGCTCGGAAGGATGAAAGCTACTTGAAGAAATACAGCCACTTATGGACGGACGGTAAAATTGAATTCATGAAGCAGTGCCTTCTCCATGGGCGATTTCTCGGAGCTGAAGCCCCAGAATTGCACGCTGGCT GTCTTGGAACTCATAACCTTCTTGACTCAGCCTTCTAA
- the LOC102555817 gene encoding dynein axonemal heavy chain 17-like isoform X1, with amino-acid sequence MMWHLVTRPESRIFHYRPFSRKKTARMNVREEMHQEIPSRAQSVTINARKDESYLKKYSHLWTDGKIEFMKQCLLHGRFLGAEAPELHAGCECQASPPQLAHFKEQVLELITFLTQPSKCRN; translated from the exons ATGATGTGGCATTTGGTGACCAGGCCTGAATCTAGGATCTTCCACTACCGCCCCTTTTCCA GAAAGAAGACGGCTCGGATGAATGTGCGGGAGGAAATGCACCAGGAAATCCCAAGCAGGGCGCAATCAGTCACCATTAATGCTCGGAAGGATGAAAGCTACTTGAAGAAATACAGCCACTTATGGACGGACGGTAAAATTGAATTCATGAAGCAGTGCCTTCTCCATGGGCGATTTCTCGGAGCTGAAGCCCCAGAATTGCACGCTGGCTGTGAGTGTCAGGCTTCCCCTCCACAGTTAGCACACTTTAAAGAACAG GTCTTGGAACTCATAACCTTCTTGACTCAGCCTTCTAAGTGCCGAAATTAG
- the LOC102555817 gene encoding dynein axonemal heavy chain 17-like isoform X2, with protein MCEKNLKFKASSHSRLHGGKKTARMNVREEMHQEIPSRAQSVTINARKDESYLKKYSHLWTDGKIEFMKQCLLHGRFLGAEAPELHAGCECQASPPQLAHFKEQVLELITFLTQPSKCRN; from the exons ATGTGCGAGAAAAACTTGAAATTCAAAGCATCTAGCCACTCGCGGCTTCATGGTG GAAAGAAGACGGCTCGGATGAATGTGCGGGAGGAAATGCACCAGGAAATCCCAAGCAGGGCGCAATCAGTCACCATTAATGCTCGGAAGGATGAAAGCTACTTGAAGAAATACAGCCACTTATGGACGGACGGTAAAATTGAATTCATGAAGCAGTGCCTTCTCCATGGGCGATTTCTCGGAGCTGAAGCCCCAGAATTGCACGCTGGCTGTGAGTGTCAGGCTTCCCCTCCACAGTTAGCACACTTTAAAGAACAG GTCTTGGAACTCATAACCTTCTTGACTCAGCCTTCTAAGTGCCGAAATTAG
- the LOC102555817 gene encoding uncharacterized protein LOC102555817 isoform X4 — protein sequence MCEKNLKFKASSHSRLHGGKKTARMNVREEMHQEIPSRAQSVTINARKDESYLKKYSHLWTDGKIEFMKQCLLHGRFLGAEAPELHAGCLGTHNLLDSAF from the exons ATGTGCGAGAAAAACTTGAAATTCAAAGCATCTAGCCACTCGCGGCTTCATGGTG GAAAGAAGACGGCTCGGATGAATGTGCGGGAGGAAATGCACCAGGAAATCCCAAGCAGGGCGCAATCAGTCACCATTAATGCTCGGAAGGATGAAAGCTACTTGAAGAAATACAGCCACTTATGGACGGACGGTAAAATTGAATTCATGAAGCAGTGCCTTCTCCATGGGCGATTTCTCGGAGCTGAAGCCCCAGAATTGCACGCTGGCT GTCTTGGAACTCATAACCTTCTTGACTCAGCCTTCTAA